The following coding sequences are from one Armatimonadota bacterium window:
- a CDS encoding BNR repeat-containing protein codes for MFALALGLLLASDDVQTRVVPIGLGWSKNSVNATVFRESSVTSFGETQYVAYYDGDSTMVIARRKLSSTVWEKNRTQYKGNTSDAHNGISIGVDGSGLLHVSWDHHGNPLNYVTATSPGSIELGEKRSMTGSVERSVTYPQFFRLPDGRLLFFYRDGGSGNGNVVLNRYDHVTKSWTQLHNNLIDGEGERNAYWQACVDENGGLHISWVWRETGDVATNHDLCYAYSEDAGVTWRRSDGSVYEGKINEQNAQVVARIQQNSELINQTSMATKESHLVIAGYWRPSGASAPQVMLVSLTEDGWKTEQVSERTLDFKLSGGGTKRLPLSRPQVMVGKAGPLVVYRDEERGGRVVLAWKREGVWTQTDLTSKSVGMWEPTYDRALWKHKGELHLFLQKVDQIDAEGLAETEPTVVSVLEVRLR; via the coding sequence ATGTTTGCTCTCGCTCTTGGGCTGCTGCTCGCTAGTGACGACGTACAAACCCGCGTCGTGCCGATCGGTCTTGGTTGGTCGAAGAACTCGGTCAACGCAACCGTGTTCCGCGAGTCGTCTGTCACATCGTTCGGTGAGACGCAGTACGTTGCGTATTACGACGGCGACAGCACTATGGTCATCGCCAGGCGAAAGCTGTCTTCGACCGTCTGGGAGAAGAACAGGACGCAGTACAAAGGCAACACGTCTGATGCGCACAACGGAATCAGCATCGGTGTCGATGGCTCTGGACTGCTTCACGTATCTTGGGACCACCACGGCAACCCGCTCAACTACGTAACGGCAACGAGCCCTGGCTCGATCGAGCTCGGCGAGAAGCGAAGCATGACCGGCAGTGTCGAGCGTTCTGTCACCTACCCGCAGTTCTTCCGCCTCCCCGACGGCAGGCTGCTGTTCTTCTACCGTGACGGGGGATCTGGAAACGGCAATGTCGTTTTGAACCGGTACGACCACGTTACGAAAAGCTGGACACAGCTGCACAATAACCTGATCGACGGTGAGGGTGAGCGAAACGCCTACTGGCAGGCGTGCGTCGATGAGAACGGCGGGCTTCACATCTCTTGGGTCTGGCGCGAAACGGGCGACGTCGCGACCAACCACGACCTCTGTTACGCCTATAGCGAAGATGCAGGCGTGACGTGGCGGCGCTCCGACGGATCTGTCTACGAAGGCAAGATCAACGAACAGAATGCGCAGGTCGTTGCTCGCATCCAGCAGAACTCGGAGTTGATCAACCAGACCTCGATGGCCACCAAGGAAAGCCACCTAGTTATCGCTGGATACTGGCGTCCTTCTGGGGCGAGCGCGCCTCAGGTGATGCTCGTCTCGTTGACTGAGGATGGATGGAAGACCGAGCAGGTGAGCGAGCGAACTCTCGACTTCAAGTTGAGCGGTGGCGGGACGAAGAGGCTTCCGCTATCTCGACCGCAGGTCATGGTCGGCAAGGCAGGCCCGCTCGTCGTCTACCGCGACGAAGAGCGGGGTGGTCGAGTCGTGTTGGCTTGGAAGCGAGAGGGCGTGTGGACGCAGACCGACCTGACGTCCAAGTCGGTCGGCATGTGGGAACCGACGTACGACCGCGCTCTCTGGAAACACAAGGGAGAGCTTCATCTTTTCCTTCAGAAGGTCGATCAGATAGATGCTGAGGGGCTGGCCGAGACGGAACCGACCGTCGTTTCGGTTTTAGAAGTACGGCTGCGCTAG
- a CDS encoding TM2 domain-containing protein, producing the protein MSIPGAEKKVVAGILGILLGWVGAHRFYLGDTKGGLIRLALTLCFGIGWIIGIIEGIIYLTKSDEDFVEIYINQKKEWF; encoded by the coding sequence ATGTCTATTCCTGGCGCAGAAAAGAAGGTAGTGGCTGGCATTCTCGGCATCTTGCTGGGATGGGTTGGTGCCCATCGATTCTATCTCGGCGACACAAAAGGAGGTCTGATACGCCTTGCTCTGACCTTGTGCTTCGGTATCGGCTGGATTATCGGGATCATAGAGGGGATCATCTACCTGACCAAATCCGACGAAGATTTCGTCGAGATATACATCAACCAGAAGAAAGAGTGGTTCTAA
- a CDS encoding polysaccharide deacetylase family protein, with product MLASLCAVRLGDSVIERREVAILTEVVDERADYTDLFAVPVLMYHRVKDLTPKEAQSPLLRDLTVSPEEFEKQIAWLVEQGFTFLFAREVEQAVREGTMLPEKSVAITLDDGYLDNFEQAYPILKKYGAKATIFMTTVNLTRPDRLHAMHLVEMRKHQVRYGSHTVHHYDLVSLDPDVLDFELVESKRVLEEILGEEIDSLAYPSGEYNQVVVLHALGAGYRAGWKKGGGMVTPDEDLMLLPRVRVSGRHTMIDFERKINARLASLKRLREGLSIEDLRQVMAKSKAAQPEPSSDEIDPEEWPQAV from the coding sequence GTGTTGGCGTCTCTCTGTGCGGTTCGCTTGGGTGACTCTGTCATTGAGCGACGCGAGGTTGCGATTCTCACAGAAGTGGTGGACGAACGCGCGGACTACACCGACCTCTTCGCAGTGCCGGTGCTGATGTACCACCGCGTGAAGGACCTCACGCCGAAGGAAGCGCAGAGCCCGCTGTTGCGCGACCTGACCGTCAGTCCAGAGGAGTTCGAAAAGCAGATTGCCTGGCTCGTCGAACAGGGGTTCACGTTCCTCTTCGCGCGCGAGGTCGAGCAAGCCGTGCGCGAAGGCACGATGCTCCCGGAGAAGTCGGTCGCGATCACGCTCGACGACGGCTACCTCGACAACTTCGAGCAGGCGTACCCGATCCTGAAGAAGTACGGCGCGAAGGCGACGATCTTCATGACGACGGTCAACCTGACGCGCCCCGACAGGCTCCACGCGATGCACCTCGTCGAGATGCGCAAACACCAGGTGCGGTACGGATCACACACCGTCCACCACTACGACCTCGTCTCGCTCGACCCCGACGTTCTGGACTTCGAACTGGTCGAGTCGAAGAGGGTGCTGGAAGAGATTTTGGGCGAGGAGATCGACTCTCTTGCGTATCCTTCCGGCGAATACAATCAAGTAGTGGTCCTGCACGCCCTAGGCGCCGGCTACCGCGCAGGCTGGAAGAAGGGCGGCGGCATGGTCACCCCCGACGAAGACCTCATGCTCCTCCCCCGCGTCCGCGTCAGCGGGCGGCACACGATGATCGACTTCGAGCGCAAGATCAACGCACGGCTCGCGTCTCTTAAGCGTCTGCGCGAAGGCCTCAGCATCGAGGACCTGCGGCAGGTGATGGCGAAGTCTAAAGCGGCGCAACCAGAGCCGTCCTCCGACGAGATCGATCCCGAGGAGTGGCCACAGGCCGTTTAA
- a CDS encoding alpha-L-fucosidase, with amino-acid sequence MRRELFFAIALLSTCFATAQQPYQQNWESLSKHNEAPEWFRDAKFGIYFHWGVYSVPAFGSEWYPRNMYLKGSSVNKHHIETWGDPSEFGYEKFVPLFRAEKFDADEWADLFVKSGAKFAGPVAEHHDGFAMWDSDVTPWNAADMGPKRDITGELAKAIRARGMKFVTSFHHARNSLWQNGGNWTGHYDGAYKNYPSVLEDAGVAQMFGYMPRKQFLDAWYGKLEEVIDQYQPDIIWFDSWLDQIDESYQQRFLQHYFNSAAKWGKEVVVTTKGLDFPRDVAVEDFEKGRADDLTPYPWLTDDTLSWGSWSYTENLEIKTAKTVIHTLIDIVSKNGQLLLNISPMADGTIPGNQRKVLREIGLWLLFTNGEAIYNTRPWLIYGEGPTQMRKGGHFVGRVDYTREDIRYTQSKDGKTLYAIMLGVPNGDVTLKSVSASGITNVSMLGIGQWQVDWSSNELGQLVIQAPDLVSHFEETPLYLNHSPKKLVAYVFVLTGPDFEVHPDAMFGSNNVIRLSAENAVVEGGKAGTETHGELTNIGFWNDANEKLHWLAYIKKPGEYRVRGTFATASGETKVRLSVEGQSVDFEIPNWGDWRTPQVVKPSGTIRFEKPGVYKFTLAPTPGVEWHAINVFSIELAPPLGN; translated from the coding sequence ATGAGAAGAGAACTCTTTTTTGCAATCGCACTGCTGTCAACGTGCTTCGCGACAGCGCAGCAGCCGTACCAACAGAACTGGGAATCGCTGAGTAAGCACAACGAGGCGCCCGAGTGGTTTCGGGACGCGAAGTTCGGCATCTACTTCCACTGGGGCGTGTACTCCGTGCCGGCTTTCGGCAGCGAGTGGTACCCGCGCAACATGTACCTGAAGGGCAGCAGCGTCAACAAGCACCACATCGAAACCTGGGGCGACCCGAGCGAGTTCGGCTATGAGAAGTTCGTGCCGTTGTTCCGCGCGGAGAAGTTCGACGCAGATGAGTGGGCGGACCTGTTCGTCAAGTCCGGTGCAAAGTTCGCAGGCCCAGTCGCCGAGCACCACGACGGCTTCGCGATGTGGGACAGCGACGTCACGCCCTGGAACGCCGCCGACATGGGCCCGAAGCGCGACATCACCGGCGAACTTGCCAAGGCAATCCGCGCAAGAGGCATGAAGTTCGTCACGTCGTTCCACCACGCGCGCAACAGTCTTTGGCAGAACGGCGGGAATTGGACTGGCCACTACGACGGTGCGTACAAGAACTACCCGTCGGTGCTCGAAGACGCAGGGGTCGCGCAGATGTTCGGCTACATGCCGCGCAAGCAGTTCCTCGACGCGTGGTACGGCAAGCTCGAAGAGGTCATCGACCAGTACCAGCCCGACATCATCTGGTTCGACAGCTGGCTCGACCAGATCGACGAGTCCTATCAGCAGCGTTTTCTTCAGCACTACTTCAACAGCGCAGCAAAGTGGGGCAAGGAGGTCGTCGTCACTACAAAAGGGCTCGACTTCCCGCGAGACGTCGCAGTCGAGGACTTCGAGAAAGGCCGCGCCGACGACTTGACCCCGTACCCCTGGCTGACCGACGACACGCTCAGCTGGGGCAGTTGGAGCTACACAGAAAACCTAGAAATCAAGACGGCAAAGACCGTGATCCACACACTGATCGACATCGTCAGCAAGAACGGACAGCTCCTTCTAAACATCTCTCCGATGGCCGACGGCACGATCCCGGGGAACCAGCGCAAGGTCTTGCGCGAGATAGGCCTGTGGCTGTTATTTACTAACGGCGAGGCGATCTACAACACGCGCCCCTGGCTGATCTACGGCGAAGGCCCGACGCAGATGAGGAAGGGCGGGCACTTCGTCGGCCGCGTAGACTACACGAGAGAGGACATTCGGTACACACAGAGCAAGGACGGCAAGACGCTCTATGCGATCATGCTCGGTGTCCCGAACGGCGACGTCACGTTGAAGTCTGTCAGTGCTAGCGGGATAACCAACGTCTCGATGCTCGGCATTGGTCAATGGCAGGTCGATTGGAGTTCGAACGAACTTGGTCAGTTGGTCATTCAGGCTCCGGATCTCGTCTCGCACTTTGAGGAGACTCCGCTCTACCTGAATCATAGTCCGAAGAAGCTAGTCGCATACGTGTTCGTATTGACCGGCCCTGACTTTGAAGTTCACCCCGACGCGATGTTCGGCTCGAACAACGTGATACGTCTGTCCGCAGAGAACGCAGTCGTCGAGGGCGGGAAGGCTGGAACCGAGACGCATGGCGAGCTGACGAACATCGGGTTCTGGAACGACGCGAACGAGAAGCTCCACTGGCTCGCTTATATCAAGAAGCCCGGCGAGTACCGCGTGCGCGGCACGTTCGCGACAGCGTCGGGCGAGACGAAAGTTCGGTTGAGTGTAGAAGGGCAGTCGGTCGATTTCGAGATACCAAATTGGGGCGACTGGCGAACGCCGCAAGTAGTCAAGCCGAGCGGCACAATCCGATTTGAAAAGCCGGGAGTCTACAAGTTCACCCTCGCCCCAACGCCGGGCGTCGAGTGGCACGCGATCAACGTGTTCTCGATCGAGCTGGCGCCGCCGCTTGGAAACTAA
- a CDS encoding MFS transporter, which produces MSISGDHRVAVKMVAVLAAAQLLAMALWFSASAVVPQLELEWGLDAGQKAWLTMSVQIGFVIGALASALTNLADRISGRWLVAGAALLGAACNLAIPLFDVGPQTAMVLRFLTGFALAGVYPPAMKLVASWVTSWRGLAIGILIGAITVGSAVPHLMNALGGTGIPEWRSVMYASSAMAVVAALISAVWVRPGPHLAQSAPFNWKFALEAFRYKPTRLANFGYLGHMWELYAMWTWVPLTLVASFEVAGIQAQWGRLAGFATIAVGGVGCVVAGKMADRFGRTKVTVWSMAVSGFCCLIAGFFLHSPWLLAAVCLVWGFAVVADSAQFSTAISELSDPRYVGTALTLQTSLGFLLTLLTIRLVPTLQASIDPRFVYAFLAIGPLFGIWSMLKLSRHPEAKKMAGGRC; this is translated from the coding sequence ATGAGCATTTCGGGCGACCACCGGGTCGCAGTCAAGATGGTCGCCGTACTTGCGGCAGCGCAGCTGTTGGCGATGGCGCTATGGTTCTCTGCCAGCGCAGTCGTTCCTCAATTGGAACTAGAGTGGGGTCTCGACGCCGGACAAAAGGCGTGGCTCACGATGTCCGTTCAGATCGGTTTCGTGATCGGTGCGCTAGCCAGTGCGCTGACAAACCTCGCCGACAGGATATCAGGGCGTTGGCTCGTAGCGGGCGCTGCTCTGCTTGGAGCCGCCTGCAATCTCGCGATTCCGCTGTTCGACGTCGGTCCGCAGACTGCGATGGTGCTGCGTTTTTTGACCGGATTCGCGCTCGCGGGCGTGTACCCGCCGGCAATGAAGCTCGTCGCGTCTTGGGTCACGTCGTGGCGGGGCCTCGCGATCGGTATTTTGATCGGCGCAATCACTGTCGGCTCCGCGGTGCCACATTTGATGAACGCGCTTGGCGGCACGGGCATCCCCGAGTGGCGCTCTGTGATGTACGCCAGCTCGGCTATGGCGGTCGTCGCAGCGCTAATCAGCGCTGTATGGGTGAGGCCCGGTCCGCACCTCGCCCAGTCCGCGCCGTTCAACTGGAAGTTCGCCCTCGAAGCGTTTCGCTACAAGCCGACCCGGCTCGCGAACTTCGGGTACCTCGGTCATATGTGGGAGCTGTACGCGATGTGGACATGGGTGCCGCTGACCTTGGTCGCCAGCTTTGAGGTGGCTGGCATCCAAGCTCAGTGGGGCAGGCTCGCTGGTTTCGCGACCATCGCTGTCGGCGGGGTGGGTTGCGTCGTAGCAGGGAAGATGGCCGACAGATTCGGGCGCACGAAGGTCACTGTGTGGAGCATGGCCGTCTCAGGGTTCTGCTGTCTGATCGCCGGCTTCTTCTTGCACAGCCCGTGGCTGCTTGCTGCCGTGTGCCTGGTCTGGGGGTTTGCAGTCGTCGCCGATAGCGCGCAGTTCAGCACGGCGATCAGCGAGCTGTCCGACCCGCGCTACGTCGGCACGGCCTTGACATTGCAAACGAGCCTCGGATTTCTGCTCACGCTCTTGACGATTCGCTTGGTCCCGACGTTGCAGGCGTCCATCGACCCTCGATTCGTGTATGCGTTCCTCGCCATCGGTCCGCTGTTCGGCATCTGGAGCATGCTGAAACTGTCCCGCCACCCTGAGGCCAAGAAAATGGCTGGGGGTAGGTGCTAG
- a CDS encoding DUF1080 domain-containing protein, translated as MLVSLVMFAVGQPNADWQDLFDGKTLDGWTRRGGEANYRVENGVLVGSTVPNTSNTFLCTEKIYGDFELEFEVKVHTELNSGVQIRSNSVLGYQNGRVHGYQVEIDPSERAYSGGVYDESRRGWLQDLSDNEAGRNAFRNGEWNQFRVVAVGDHIQVWVNGVSTADLHDDMTRHGFIGLQVHGVGSREDALEVRWRNIRIKDMGVPGVVPPEGATVLLASPADMAKWEVSGKPGEDIGWEWKDGYLEVVPGTGSIVTRKTYTSCILHVEFAVDENNRSGQANGNSGVYLQGRYEVQILNSAGQEPADNIAGGIYGVRAVDFNMAYPAYEWQSFDIYFTAPKWDGNTKLSNAMMTVFHNGTLIHRDVSISKGTTAGYAEDTAPAPIYLQNHGNRIRFRNIWILPQ; from the coding sequence ATGCTCGTGTCTCTGGTGATGTTCGCCGTCGGTCAGCCAAACGCTGACTGGCAGGATCTCTTCGACGGCAAGACCCTCGACGGCTGGACTCGTCGCGGCGGCGAGGCGAATTACCGCGTTGAAAACGGGGTACTTGTCGGTTCGACCGTTCCGAACACGTCCAACACATTCCTCTGCACTGAGAAGATATACGGTGACTTCGAGCTGGAGTTCGAAGTCAAGGTCCACACCGAGCTGAACTCCGGAGTGCAGATCAGAAGCAACTCTGTGCTCGGATACCAGAACGGTCGCGTCCACGGGTACCAAGTCGAGATCGACCCCTCAGAGCGCGCCTACTCAGGCGGGGTCTACGACGAGTCGCGCCGTGGATGGCTGCAGGACCTCTCCGACAACGAAGCGGGCCGCAACGCGTTCAGGAACGGCGAGTGGAACCAGTTCCGCGTTGTTGCTGTTGGCGATCACATTCAGGTCTGGGTGAACGGCGTCAGCACTGCTGACCTGCACGACGACATGACGCGCCACGGCTTCATCGGTTTGCAGGTACACGGGGTCGGCAGTCGAGAAGACGCGCTCGAAGTCCGCTGGCGGAATATTCGCATCAAAGATATGGGAGTTCCGGGCGTAGTGCCACCCGAAGGAGCGACCGTCTTACTCGCCAGCCCGGCCGACATGGCTAAATGGGAGGTATCCGGCAAGCCGGGCGAAGACATTGGTTGGGAGTGGAAGGACGGCTACCTAGAGGTCGTGCCGGGCACTGGGAGCATCGTCACTCGCAAAACGTACACGAGCTGCATTTTGCACGTCGAGTTCGCCGTTGACGAGAACAACAGGAGCGGACAGGCCAACGGAAACTCCGGCGTGTACCTCCAGGGCAGATATGAGGTTCAAATCTTGAACTCTGCGGGCCAGGAGCCTGCGGACAATATCGCCGGTGGGATTTATGGGGTGAGGGCGGTCGATTTCAACATGGCCTATCCCGCTTATGAGTGGCAGTCGTTCGACATCTATTTCACTGCGCCGAAGTGGGACGGGAATACGAAGCTGAGCAACGCAATGATGACCGTGTTTCACAACGGGACGCTCATCCATCGCGACGTGTCGATCTCGAAGGGAACGACCGCTGGCTACGCGGAGGACACGGCCCCTGCGCCGATCTATCTGCAGAACCACGGCAACCGAATTCGGTTTCGCAATATTTGGATTCTTCCGCAGTAG
- a CDS encoding DUF423 domain-containing protein translates to MNRWVTFGAVNMAVGVTLGAFGAHALEDRFDARQMELWMTAQQYQIWHALGLILIGLLAAKTGKDLKWPGWLLTIGIVIFSGSLYLLALTDAKWLGAITPFGGACFIVGWLVLAIGMKSARTQ, encoded by the coding sequence ATGAACCGGTGGGTCACGTTTGGTGCGGTCAATATGGCAGTTGGGGTAACGCTCGGGGCGTTCGGCGCTCATGCGCTGGAAGACCGTTTCGACGCGCGGCAGATGGAGCTGTGGATGACCGCGCAGCAGTATCAGATATGGCACGCGCTCGGGCTGATTCTGATCGGGCTGCTCGCCGCCAAGACAGGCAAGGACCTCAAGTGGCCGGGTTGGCTTTTGACGATAGGGATCGTTATCTTCTCGGGCAGCCTCTACTTGCTTGCGCTCACCGACGCAAAGTGGCTGGGGGCGATCACGCCGTTCGGCGGTGCGTGCTTCATCGTCGGCTGGCTGGTGTTGGCGATAGGAATGAAATCGGCTCGAACGCAATGA
- a CDS encoding aldo/keto reductase: MVDPSQVPTKKLANGDTIPTLGLGTFGSDNYTADQIAQAVYQAAQVGYRHLDCAEVYGNEGEIGESIAKLLREGIQRDDLWVTSKVWNDHHSDVRSACENSLMNLHLDYLDSYLVHWPFPNFHPSGCDVDERNPDAKPYIHEQYMATWRQMEGIKEEGLVRHIGTSNMTVPKMRLLLRDCDVRPSINQLELHPYFQQQELFDFLIAEDILPIGFSPIGSPSRPERDRTPEDTHDTEDPVIVAIADRLNVHPAIICIMWAVQNGQATVPFSVKGHQFEATIDSVCAEPLTQEDMQAIAEIDKNCRLIKGQVFLWKENQPWRDLWDENGTIAQ, translated from the coding sequence ATGGTCGATCCTTCGCAAGTACCGACGAAAAAACTTGCAAACGGGGACACGATTCCTACGCTCGGGCTCGGAACGTTCGGCAGCGACAACTACACCGCCGACCAGATCGCACAAGCGGTCTATCAAGCCGCGCAGGTCGGTTACCGCCATCTTGATTGCGCAGAAGTCTATGGCAACGAGGGCGAGATCGGCGAGTCGATTGCCAAGCTGCTGAGAGAAGGGATCCAGAGGGATGATCTGTGGGTGACCTCCAAGGTCTGGAACGACCACCACAGCGACGTGCGATCCGCTTGCGAGAACTCGCTGATGAACCTCCATCTCGACTACCTCGACAGCTACCTCGTCCACTGGCCGTTCCCGAACTTCCACCCGTCCGGCTGCGACGTCGACGAGCGCAACCCCGACGCGAAGCCGTACATCCACGAGCAGTACATGGCGACATGGCGGCAGATGGAGGGGATAAAAGAGGAAGGCCTCGTCCGCCACATCGGCACCTCGAACATGACGGTCCCCAAGATGCGCCTGCTCCTCCGCGACTGCGATGTCAGACCGTCGATCAACCAGCTAGAGCTGCACCCGTACTTCCAACAACAAGAGCTGTTCGACTTTCTCATAGCAGAAGACATCCTCCCTATCGGCTTCTCCCCCATCGGCTCCCCAAGCCGCCCGGAAAGAGACCGCACGCCCGAAGATACCCACGACACAGAAGACCCTGTGATTGTCGCCATCGCTGACCGGCTGAACGTCCACCCAGCGATCATCTGCATAATGTGGGCAGTCCAAAACGGACAGGCGACCGTCCCCTTCTCGGTCAAGGGCCACCAGTTTGAGGCGACTATCGACTCCGTCTGCGCCGAACCCCTAACACAAGAGGATATGCAAGCCATCGCAGAGATCGACAAGAACTGCCGTCTGATCAAAGGCCAGGTCTTCCTCTGGAAAGAGAATCAACCCTGGCGCGATCTTTGGGACGAAAACGGCACGATAGCGCAGTAA
- a CDS encoding zinc-binding dehydrogenase — translation MATMTGALLPGDSSTELREFDVPEPGHGEVLIKVKSSTICGSDIRCIYREHLGEGPERYQGVIAGHEPAGQIVKCGPGLRRFKEGDRVVVYHISGCGVCNDCRRGYMISCTSEYRRAYGWQRDGGMAEYMLAEEKDLVLLPDSLTYTDGAQVACGFGTVYEAIKKIGVSGEAAVLVTGLGPVGMAALMLCKAMGANKLIGTDVVPERLDLAKKLGLADVVIPAGSDAARLVREATGGHGTEKTIECSANDSARLTAIVATRRWGDIALVGEGNACTFTPSPDLIHDQKKIHGSWVTSIWLMEELVERLDRWGLHPEDLVTHRFPLEKAGEAYALVAEGKCGKVAVCFDEELK, via the coding sequence ATGGCGACGATGACCGGCGCGCTCCTGCCAGGCGACAGTTCGACCGAGCTTCGCGAGTTCGACGTGCCCGAGCCGGGGCACGGCGAGGTCTTGATCAAGGTCAAGTCCTCGACGATCTGCGGCAGCGACATCCGTTGCATCTATCGCGAGCACCTCGGCGAAGGCCCAGAGAGGTACCAGGGCGTCATCGCAGGGCACGAGCCGGCGGGTCAGATCGTCAAATGCGGACCAGGCTTACGGCGATTTAAGGAGGGTGACCGGGTCGTCGTCTATCACATCTCCGGGTGCGGGGTCTGCAACGACTGCCGCCGCGGCTACATGATCTCCTGCACAAGCGAGTATCGCCGGGCGTACGGTTGGCAGCGTGACGGCGGCATGGCTGAGTACATGCTGGCCGAAGAGAAGGACCTCGTACTGCTCCCTGATTCGCTGACCTACACCGACGGCGCGCAGGTCGCCTGCGGATTTGGAACGGTCTATGAGGCGATCAAGAAGATCGGCGTTTCTGGGGAGGCCGCGGTGCTGGTCACCGGCCTCGGCCCGGTCGGTATGGCGGCGCTGATGCTTTGCAAGGCCATGGGAGCGAACAAGCTGATCGGCACCGACGTCGTGCCGGAGCGGCTGGACCTAGCCAAGAAGCTCGGTCTCGCTGACGTCGTCATCCCCGCCGGATCCGATGCTGCGCGGCTGGTCCGCGAAGCGACAGGCGGCCACGGCACAGAAAAGACGATCGAGTGCTCCGCCAACGACTCTGCGCGACTCACGGCGATCGTGGCGACGCGCAGGTGGGGCGACATCGCGCTGGTCGGAGAGGGGAACGCCTGCACCTTTACGCCGTCGCCCGACCTAATCCACGACCAGAAGAAGATCCACGGCTCGTGGGTGACGAGCATTTGGCTGATGGAGGAGCTGGTCGAGCGGCTCGACCGGTGGGGGCTGCACCCAGAAGACTTGGTGACGCACCGTTTTCCGCTGGAGAAGGCAGGTGAAGCGTATGCGCTGGTGGCTGAAGGAAAGTGCGGCAAGGTCGCGGTCTGTTTTGACGAGGAACTGAAATGA
- the icd gene encoding NADP-dependent isocitrate dehydrogenase yields MGTPITMTDKGLSVPNDPILPFIEGDGIGPDIWAASVRVLDAAVEKAYGGERKIEWHEVLAGQKAFDKTGSWLPDETLADFEKYLVGIKGPLTTPIGGGIRSLNVALRQKLDLYVCLRPLRWFQGVPSPVKNPGDVDMVIFRENTEDIYAGIEFEAGSEENAEMLSLLADNFPDRFGKIRFGSAEKNAAWNKVLEGIGMPARKSSVEVGLGIKPVSYLGTERLVHSAIQYAIAHEKPTVTLVHKGNIMKYTEGAFMEWGYRVARDFFGAEPLDGGPWHVIPDGKPGAGLVIKDFIADAMLQQILLRPKEYSVIATLNLNGDYISDALAAQVGGIGIAPGGNINYINGTAIFEATHGTAPKYAGQDKVNPSSVILSGEMMFQYMKWTEAADLIVKGIEGAIGAKTVTYDFERQMDGATLLKCSEFGDAIIANM; encoded by the coding sequence ATGGGCACACCGATCACGATGACCGACAAGGGGCTGAGCGTCCCGAACGACCCGATCCTCCCCTTCATCGAAGGCGACGGCATCGGCCCCGACATCTGGGCTGCGAGCGTGCGTGTGCTCGACGCGGCGGTCGAGAAGGCGTACGGCGGAGAGCGCAAGATCGAGTGGCACGAAGTGCTCGCTGGGCAGAAGGCGTTCGACAAGACCGGAAGCTGGCTGCCGGACGAGACCTTGGCAGACTTCGAAAAGTATCTCGTCGGGATCAAGGGTCCGCTCACCACGCCGATCGGTGGCGGGATCCGCTCGCTTAATGTAGCTTTGAGGCAGAAACTTGACCTTTACGTTTGTCTGCGGCCTTTGCGGTGGTTCCAAGGAGTTCCCTCTCCGGTCAAGAACCCGGGCGACGTGGACATGGTGATCTTCCGCGAGAACACCGAGGACATCTACGCCGGCATCGAGTTCGAGGCGGGCAGTGAGGAGAACGCCGAGATGCTATCGCTCTTGGCCGACAACTTCCCTGACCGGTTCGGCAAGATCCGCTTCGGCAGCGCTGAGAAAAACGCCGCGTGGAACAAGGTGCTCGAAGGGATCGGCATGCCCGCGCGCAAGTCGAGCGTCGAAGTCGGGCTCGGGATCAAGCCGGTCAGCTACCTCGGAACGGAGCGGCTGGTGCACAGCGCGATCCAGTATGCGATCGCCCACGAAAAGCCGACGGTGACACTGGTCCACAAGGGCAACATCATGAAGTACACGGAGGGCGCGTTCATGGAGTGGGGCTACAGGGTCGCGCGCGACTTCTTCGGCGCGGAGCCGCTCGACGGCGGGCCATGGCACGTGATCCCCGACGGCAAACCGGGCGCGGGGCTGGTCATCAAGGACTTCATCGCCGACGCTATGCTGCAGCAGATTCTGCTGCGCCCGAAAGAGTACAGCGTCATCGCAACTTTGAATCTCAACGGCGACTATATCAGCGACGCGCTCGCCGCGCAGGTCGGCGGTATCGGAATCGCGCCGGGCGGAAACATCAACTACATCAACGGCACCGCGATCTTCGAGGCGACCCACGGCACCGCGCCGAAGTACGCCGGCCAGGACAAAGTCAATCCTTCAAGCGTGATCCTCAGCGGCGAGATGATGTTCCAATACATGAAGTGGACCGAGGCCGCCGACCTGATCGTCAAGGGCATCGAAGGCGCGATCGGCGCAAAGACTGTGACCTACGACTTCGAGCGACAGATGGACGGCGCAACGCTGCTCAAGTGCAGCGAGTTCGGCGACGCGATCATCGCAAATATGTAG